The Cyanobacteria bacterium FACHB-DQ100 genome includes the window GGGACAAAGATAATGAGCCACGGAAGTAGCGCGATCGCTTGTTCCCAGGTACGACCGTAAACGCTCCCTGCTAACCAGACTAAAGCTTGACTCACATCATGGATTGAGCCAAAAGTAATCAGTAAACTCGTGAATGCGCTTGCGATCGCAGATAGTCCAATTCCCATCAGAATCAGTAAAATTGGAGAACTTCCTCGATTCCAGGCTAATCCGTAGATTAATGCTGCCATCAGTGCTGCACCCGTAAATGCAGAAAACGGCAGGGCATAGACTGGCGCACTTGGAAACAAAACAATTACAGAGACAGCAGCTAAACTTGCTCCAGTATTGATGCCAATAATGCTTGGGTCAGCCAGTGGATTGCGCGTTAGCCCTTGAAAGATTGCACCGGAGATAGCAAGAGCAACCCCAACCATGAAAGCAACTAATGTTCGGGGCAATCGTAGGGTGTGAATCACAAATGCATGATCTGGATTGCCTGTATTGATGCCAAACAAGGTTTTGACAATATCTAGAACTGAGATCGGGTATTCCCCTCGTCCCACATTAAGAACAATCGCCGCCAAGCCAAATGCTAAGAGCAGAGCTGCAATCGCGGGCACTCGTTGATCGAGGCGAAACGATAGCACCGGAGAACGCCAATCGCTCATTTTTTCACCTTCACTTTTGCAAGATAGACAAAGAACGGTGCACCCACGATTGCAGTCATCACACCCACTGGTAGTTCTTGGGGTTTCAACACAACTCGCGCTGCAGTGTCTGAGAGTAACAATAAAATTGCACCTGCGATCGCGGAATACGGCAAGATCCAACGATAGTCTGTTTTGATGAAGAAGCGCACCATATGAGGAACCACTAAGCCGACAAAGCCGATGGGGCCTGCGATCGCAACTGAACTTCCTGCCAAGAGAACCACACTCGTCGCCGCTAATAGCTTCACCCAAATGGTTTGCTGACCTAAGCTCGTCGCAACGTCTTCCCCTAAGCTAATCGTCGTAATCTGTCTACCTAATAGGAATGCTAAAACTAATCCTGTGCCTAGGAACGGAAGCACTTGCAGAAATAGTTCAAAATCCCGTCCTGCTAGTGATCCCGCTAACCAGAAGCGAATCTCTTCAAGCGTCCGTTGACTCACAATCAGAACCGCAGTCGTGATCGAAGAAATCAATGCGGTCATTGCTGCACCCGCAACAGTAAGATTCAAGGGAGTTGCACCACCGCGTCCGAGAGCACCGAGCAAATAGACAAGTACGGCAGCGATCGCGGCTCCCAAAAATGCCACCCCTGCGTAAATCGTCAGCGACGAACTCCCAAAAATAAACAATGTGATCACAACTGCTAGAGCGCCGCCAGCTTCAATTCCTAAGATTCCAGTTTCTGCTAGTGGATTGCGGGTTAAGCCCTGCATTAATGCACCAGAAACAGCAAGAGCCGCACCCACTGACATTGCGATGAGCGATCGCGGCAATCTGATCGTCTGAATCACTAGATGATCAAACGAGTAATCGAAAGTCGTGAAGGATTCCAGAATCGTTCGTAGTGGAATATCTCTCGCGCCAAGTGTGACACTGTAAATTAGAACAATTAGCAGGACGATCGCACCCAAACCAAGTCCTAATAAAGATAGTAACGGTTGTTTGAAGGCTTTAG containing:
- a CDS encoding iron ABC transporter permease, whose product is MSDWRSPVLSFRLDQRVPAIAALLLAFGLAAIVLNVGRGEYPISVLDIVKTLFGINTGNPDHAFVIHTLRLPRTLVAFMVGVALAISGAIFQGLTRNPLADPSIIGINTGASLAAVSVIVLFPSAPVYALPFSAFTGAALMAALIYGLAWNRGSSPILLILMGIGLSAIASAFTSLLITFGSIHDVSQALVWLAGSVYGRTWEQAIALLPWLIIFVPIAFGLARHLNVLNLGEDIAKGLGSRVEWHRGLLVIVAVALAGAAVATAGSIGFVGLIAPHLGRQIVGNRHEGLLPVSALIGGVIVVLADFVGRAAFAPIELPCGVVTAAIGAPFFLYLLIRKRQGS
- a CDS encoding iron ABC transporter permease; the encoded protein is MTSASSKAFKQPLLSLLGLGLGAIVLLIVLIYSVTLGARDIPLRTILESFTTFDYSFDHLVIQTIRLPRSLIAMSVGAALAVSGALMQGLTRNPLAETGILGIEAGGALAVVITLFIFGSSSLTIYAGVAFLGAAIAAVLVYLLGALGRGGATPLNLTVAGAAMTALISSITTAVLIVSQRTLEEIRFWLAGSLAGRDFELFLQVLPFLGTGLVLAFLLGRQITTISLGEDVATSLGQQTIWVKLLAATSVVLLAGSSVAIAGPIGFVGLVVPHMVRFFIKTDYRWILPYSAIAGAILLLLSDTAARVVLKPQELPVGVMTAIVGAPFFVYLAKVKVKK